Proteins encoded by one window of Lathyrus oleraceus cultivar Zhongwan6 chromosome 1, CAAS_Psat_ZW6_1.0, whole genome shotgun sequence:
- the LOC127137299 gene encoding metacaspase-5, translating to MHEMGKKAVLIGCNYKGTKAELKGCVNDVWRMHKCLIHYYGFLDEDITILIDTDSSYTQPTGKNIRSAMSRLLRSAQPGDVLFIHYSGHGTRLPAETGDEDDTTGYDECIVPTDMNLITDEDFREFVAKVPKDCRITIVSDSCHSGGLIELAKEQIGESTHEGEPISSPGFKNFLHRTGEGTLEPRDIDKELGELNHGDHSYMKNRSLSLSTLIDILKEKTGEDDVEIGKIRPTLFYIFGEDASPKVKNFIKFFWNKVQLGGDESGGHSGILGLVNNLAHGLLNYKLSDSDEENDDPAKRTPEAYATSTKHNIVERGILLSGCQTDQTSADASPHGNPDEAYGAFSNAIQAIIAETGGVVTNRQLVLKARKKLLRQGYTQKPGLYCSDDHASAPFVC from the exons ATGCATGAAATGGGTAAGAAGGCAGTGTTGATAGGGTGCAACTATAAAGGAACGAAGGCTGAGCTAAAAGGGTGCGTTAACGATGTATGGAGGATGCACAAATGTCTCATTCATTATTATGGATTCTTAGACGAGGATATCACAATTCTCATTGACACAGACAGTTCCTATACTCAACCTACTGGCAAGAACATTCGATCTGCCATGTCTAGATTGCTTCGATCAGCTCAGCCCGGTGACGTGCTATTCATCCACTACAGCGGCCATGGTACTCGTCTCCCTGCGGAGACCGGAGATGAGGATGATACTACTGGCTATGATGAATGCATTGTTCCCACAGATATGAATCTCATCACTG ATGAAGATTTCAGGGAGTTTGTAGCAAAGGTGCCCAAGGATTGTAGGATTACAATCGTATCAGATTCTTGTCACAGTGGTGGATTGATTGAATTAGCAAAGGAGCAAATAGGAGAGAGCACACATGAAGGAGAACCAATTTCATCTCCAGGCTTCAAGAACTTCCTTCATAGAACTGGGGAGGGTACACTTGAGCCTCGCGATATTGACAAAGAACTTGGTGAACTCAATCATGGGGACCACAGCTATATGAAGAATAGGTCTTTGTCTCTTTCAACTCTTATTGACATACTAAAGGAGAAAACTGGAGAAGATGATGTAGAAATTGGAAAGATAAGGCCTACACTATTTTATATCTTTGGGGAAGATGCTAGTCCTAAAGTGAAGAACTTCATTAAGTTTTTCTGGAACAAAGTTCAACTGGGAGGTGATGAGAGTGGAGGCCATAGTGGAATTTTGGGGCTGGTGAACAATCTTGCCCACGGACTTCTCAACTATAAGCTGAGTGACAGTGATGAGGAAAACGACGATCCTGCTAAGCGTACACCAGAAGCATATGCTACATCAACTAAGCACAACATTGTAGAGCGTGGAATTCTACTGAGTGGTTGCCAAACTGACCAAACTTCTGCGGATGCTAGTCCACATGGAAATCCTGATGAAGCTTATGGGGCATTTAGCAATGCCATACAAGCTATAATTGCAGAGACCGGTGGTGTAGTTACAAATCGACAGCTTGTCCTGAAGGCAAGGAAGAAACTTCTTAGGCAGGGTTACACTCAGAAGCCTGGACTTTATTGCAGTGACGACCATGCCAGTGCTCCTTTTGTGTGCTGA